In the Phaseolus vulgaris cultivar G19833 chromosome 7, P. vulgaris v2.0, whole genome shotgun sequence genome, one interval contains:
- the LOC137828386 gene encoding protein GET4 isoform X2, which yields MSRQRSRKVELPPAQENIEKLEKVVNEGNYYGAQQMYKSVSARYVSAQRYSEALDILHSGTCIQLSNGQVTCGAELALLFVEILGKGKVPCDEEVLERIKKIYKSFPRVPLPQHLWDVDDMQQLSENIGSAKTRVEGCSSFLKAAIKWSAENGESINGSPELHIMLAEYIFSESPEVDMAKVTYHYVKGNNPKKFATTLVSFLSKSYPGEDDLAIARAVLRYLSLGNLRDANILMDEIKSQVESAEVPFPKTELMQFINYLLRTLERDALPLFNMLRANFRPSIEREPAFNEMLDDTAERFFGVQRRNPMGMFGDIFKLMGAE from the exons ATGTCGCGACAGAGATCCAGAAAAGTCGAACTACCTCCCGCTCAAGAG AATATTGAAAAATTGGAGAAGGTTGTGAATGAGGGAAATTATTATGGAGCTCAGCAAATGTACAAATCTGTTAGTGCCAG ATATGTATCTGCTCAGAGGTACTCTGAAGCATTAGATATCCTACATTCAGGAACGTGCATTCAATTGTCCAATGGGCAG GTAACCTGTGGAGCAGAACTAGCTTTATTGTTTGTGGAGATATTAGGAAAAGGGAAAGTTCCTTGTGATGAGGAAGTGCTTG AACGTATCAAGAAAATCTACAAATCATTTCCTCGGGTTCCATTGCCACAACACCTGTGGGATGTTGATGACATGCAGCAGCTTTCTGAAAACATTGGAAGTGCAAAGACACGTGTTGAGGGCTGCTCCTCATTCTTAAAAGCTGCTATCAA GTGGTCAGCTGAAAATGGAGAAAGTATTAATGGATCTCCAGAGCTGCACATCATGCTAGCTGAATACATATTTTCTGAAAGTCCGGAGGTG GATATGGCTAAAGTTACATATCATTACGTGAAAGGAAATAATCCAAAAAAGTTTGCTACTACTCTCGTCAGTTTTTTGAGCAAG AGTTATCCTGGTGAAGATGATTTGGCCATTGCTCGGGCAGTTTTAAG GTATTTATCTTTAGGTAATTTGAGAGACGCGAACATACTAATGGATGAGATAAAGAGCCAAGTTGAATCAGCTGAGGTTCCGTTTCCTAAGACAGAGCTGATGCAATTCATTAATTATCTTTTGCGAAC GTTGGAGAGAGATGCTCTGCCTCTTTTTAATATGTTGAGAGCAAATTTTAGGCCAAGTATTGAAAGGGAACCTGCGTTCAATGAG ATGCTAGATGATACTGCGGAGAGATTCTTTGGAGTACAGCGAAGGAACCCAATGGGGATGTTTGGAGATATATTCAAG TTGATGGGAGCTGAGTAA
- the LOC137828482 gene encoding glycine-rich cell wall structural protein 2, which translates to MPPHTYILKHFLLFLFFFITSTATATGPAGRKLLFDMPSGGAPSSGTPTGATGSGHGANWDYSWGWGSGPATGYGFGSGSGRSPTGFARGSGYGYGSGSGSGSGYGYGSGSGGARGGGYGSGSGSGNSGGGGYGGGNGGGDNNRMPSTSRSKNNHG; encoded by the coding sequence ATGCCACCCCACACTTACATTCTCAAAcactttcttctctttcttttcttcttcatcacttCCACCGCAACGGCAACCGGACCCGCCGGAAGGAAGCTCCTTTTCGACATGCCAAGCGGCGGTGCACCGTCCTCCGGAACCCCCACGGGGGCCACTGGTTCCGGCCATGGTGCAAACTGGGACTACAGCTGGGGATGGGGCTCCGGACCCGCCACCGGCTATGGGTTTGGATCAGGCTCCGGTCGGTCTCCAACTGGTTTTGCTAGAGGTTCTGGATATGGATATGGATCCGGCTCTGGGTCTGGATCCGGGTACGGATATGGATCGGGCAGTGGTGGTGCTCGTGGTGGCGGTTATGGGTCTGGAAGTGGCTCAGGGAACTCTGGTGGTGGTGGCTACGGCGGAGGAAATGGTGGTGGTGATAATAATCGGATGCCATCAACATCTAGGAGCAAAAACAACCATGGGTAA
- the LOC137828388 gene encoding glutamyl-tRNA(Gln) amidotransferase subunit C, chloroplastic/mitochondrial, giving the protein MSSRGFVRGASLTANAVWHRRSFFPTVTVSVHRRKLFKFQSFSSTTSCSSLPPPDLPRLAKTAQISLTPNEVEEIAPKIQQVIDWFGQLQGVDLESVEPSIRAETENNLRDNAPETFQHRDAMIASVPNYEEPYIKVPRVLSMD; this is encoded by the exons ATGAGTAGCAGAGGGTTTGTGAGAGGAGCTTCGTTAACTGCAAATGCAGTGTGGCATCGAAGAAGTTTCTTCCCAACGGTAACGGTTAGCGTCCACCGCCGCAAGTTGTTCAAGTTTCAGAGCTTCTCTTCTACCACCTCTTGTTCCTCTCTTCCGCCTCCGGATTTGCCTCGTTTGGCAAAAACTGCTCAAATTTCACTTACCCCAAACGAG GTTGAAGAAATTGCTCCCAAAATTCAACAAGTTATAGATTG GTTTGGACAGCTACAGGGTGTTGATCTTGAAAGCGTTGAACCCTCCATCAGAGCAG AAACTGAAAACAATTTGCGTGATAATGCTCCTGAAACATTTCAGCATAG GGACGCCATGATCGCTTCTGTCCCGAACTATGAAGAGCCTTATATTAAAGTTCCGAGGGTCTTAAGCATGGACTAA
- the LOC137828386 gene encoding protein GET4 isoform X1 — MLHYICFVKYQVSCVWDVQNIEKLEKVVNEGNYYGAQQMYKSVSARYVSAQRYSEALDILHSGTCIQLSNGQVTCGAELALLFVEILGKGKVPCDEEVLERIKKIYKSFPRVPLPQHLWDVDDMQQLSENIGSAKTRVEGCSSFLKAAIKWSAENGESINGSPELHIMLAEYIFSESPEVDMAKVTYHYVKGNNPKKFATTLVSFLSKSYPGEDDLAIARAVLRYLSLGNLRDANILMDEIKSQVESAEVPFPKTELMQFINYLLRTLERDALPLFNMLRANFRPSIEREPAFNEMLDDTAERFFGVQRRNPMGMFGDIFKLMGAE, encoded by the exons ATGCTTCATTACATTTGTTTTGTCAAATATCAAGTCTCTTGCGTTTGGGACGTGCAGAATATTGAAAAATTGGAGAAGGTTGTGAATGAGGGAAATTATTATGGAGCTCAGCAAATGTACAAATCTGTTAGTGCCAG ATATGTATCTGCTCAGAGGTACTCTGAAGCATTAGATATCCTACATTCAGGAACGTGCATTCAATTGTCCAATGGGCAG GTAACCTGTGGAGCAGAACTAGCTTTATTGTTTGTGGAGATATTAGGAAAAGGGAAAGTTCCTTGTGATGAGGAAGTGCTTG AACGTATCAAGAAAATCTACAAATCATTTCCTCGGGTTCCATTGCCACAACACCTGTGGGATGTTGATGACATGCAGCAGCTTTCTGAAAACATTGGAAGTGCAAAGACACGTGTTGAGGGCTGCTCCTCATTCTTAAAAGCTGCTATCAA GTGGTCAGCTGAAAATGGAGAAAGTATTAATGGATCTCCAGAGCTGCACATCATGCTAGCTGAATACATATTTTCTGAAAGTCCGGAGGTG GATATGGCTAAAGTTACATATCATTACGTGAAAGGAAATAATCCAAAAAAGTTTGCTACTACTCTCGTCAGTTTTTTGAGCAAG AGTTATCCTGGTGAAGATGATTTGGCCATTGCTCGGGCAGTTTTAAG GTATTTATCTTTAGGTAATTTGAGAGACGCGAACATACTAATGGATGAGATAAAGAGCCAAGTTGAATCAGCTGAGGTTCCGTTTCCTAAGACAGAGCTGATGCAATTCATTAATTATCTTTTGCGAAC GTTGGAGAGAGATGCTCTGCCTCTTTTTAATATGTTGAGAGCAAATTTTAGGCCAAGTATTGAAAGGGAACCTGCGTTCAATGAG ATGCTAGATGATACTGCGGAGAGATTCTTTGGAGTACAGCGAAGGAACCCAATGGGGATGTTTGGAGATATATTCAAG TTGATGGGAGCTGAGTAA